The following are encoded together in the Bacillus sp. V2I10 genome:
- a CDS encoding nucleoside deaminase: MKGFSFMEKAIEVALENVMSNHGGPFGAIVVKDGKIIGTGRNAVTASNDPTAHAEVQAIRAACQYLNDFQLIDCEIYTSCEPCPMCIGAIYWARPKAVYYACTKEDAAKIGFDDQFIYEELSLPIDQRNITMKQISPNQYELPFKTWEKSKDKKHY, from the coding sequence ATGAAAGGTTTCTCTTTTATGGAAAAAGCAATTGAAGTGGCTTTAGAAAATGTCATGTCCAACCACGGTGGACCATTTGGAGCCATTGTTGTTAAAGACGGTAAAATAATTGGTACCGGCCGAAATGCAGTAACAGCATCAAATGATCCAACTGCACACGCTGAGGTGCAGGCCATAAGGGCAGCTTGCCAATATTTAAACGACTTCCAGCTTATCGATTGCGAGATCTATACGAGCTGTGAACCTTGTCCGATGTGTATCGGAGCAATCTATTGGGCGAGACCAAAAGCTGTTTATTATGCATGTACGAAGGAAGATGCAGCGAAAATAGGTTTCGACGATCAGTTTATTTATGAAGAGCTTTCCCTTCCAATTGACCAGCGTAATATTACTATGAAACAAATTTCTCCAAATCAATATGAATTACCGTTTAAAACATGGGAAAAATCAAAAGATAAAAAACATTACTAA
- a CDS encoding (2Fe-2S)-binding protein, which produces MMRKIHFTVNGAPCSITCHPAKTLLDVLREDLDLTASKECCGKGECGSCSVLVNNEVVCSCLILVGQVENQNVITCEGVGLTPHLDNIQESFIEEGATQCGYCTPGIIVSAKAFLNDVDYVPSVDEIKTALGGNLCRCTGYSKIIQAVKTAAEKNLKELGTV; this is translated from the coding sequence ATGATGAGAAAAATTCATTTTACTGTTAATGGTGCTCCCTGCTCTATTACTTGCCATCCTGCTAAAACACTGTTGGATGTTCTAAGAGAAGATTTGGATTTGACAGCAAGTAAAGAGTGCTGCGGTAAAGGAGAATGCGGCTCATGTTCTGTCCTTGTTAATAATGAAGTGGTTTGTTCGTGTCTGATTCTTGTTGGGCAGGTGGAAAATCAAAATGTTATTACTTGTGAAGGGGTCGGATTAACTCCTCACCTGGATAATATACAGGAGTCCTTTATTGAAGAAGGCGCAACACAATGCGGCTACTGTACTCCAGGTATCATCGTATCCGCAAAGGCCTTTCTCAATGATGTAGATTATGTTCCTTCTGTTGATGAAATTAAGACTGCCCTTGGCGGGAACCTTTGCCGATGTACTGGATATTCGAAAATCATTCAGGCTGTAAAAACAGCAGCGGAGAAGAATCTTAAAGAGCTAGGAACAGTATAG
- a CDS encoding nucleotidyltransferase family protein, giving the protein MGVTAILLAAGQSSRMGRLKGLLPWKGVTLFEHQLMTLEKSSVEEIIVVVGYQAEQFMKLAKYFPVRMEFNKKNPFGKCSSILSGLQAMKNPKNNILIAALDQPLDTDTINSLSESLAGRDHLIAVPVFLGKRGHPVLFSGSLHNDLLTINEETMGLRSIFQKYKDTVMEVSVNNPAILLNLNTPDDYQMALKQQIKEDRSPC; this is encoded by the coding sequence ATGGGTGTGACAGCCATTCTTCTTGCAGCCGGACAGTCAAGCCGTATGGGCAGATTAAAAGGTCTCCTTCCTTGGAAGGGAGTAACATTATTTGAGCACCAGCTAATGACACTAGAAAAATCATCCGTGGAAGAAATCATTGTCGTAGTTGGCTATCAGGCAGAACAATTTATGAAACTAGCAAAATATTTTCCAGTAAGGATGGAGTTTAATAAAAAAAATCCATTCGGGAAATGTTCTTCAATCTTATCTGGGCTTCAAGCTATGAAAAATCCAAAAAATAATATTTTAATAGCAGCATTAGATCAGCCTTTAGACACTGATACCATTAATAGTCTTTCTGAATCACTTGCAGGCAGGGATCACCTCATTGCAGTGCCTGTTTTCCTCGGAAAAAGAGGCCATCCCGTTCTTTTTTCCGGTTCATTACACAATGATCTGCTCACCATTAATGAAGAAACAATGGGTCTTAGGAGCATTTTTCAAAAATATAAAGATACTGTTATGGAAGTATCTGTAAATAATCCAGCAATTCTACTAAATCTTAACACCCCGGATGATTATCAAATGGCTTTAAAACAACAAATAAAGGAGGACCGTTCACCATGCTAA
- a CDS encoding xanthine dehydrogenase family protein subunit M, translating into MLISEIDLVSPVSLQECLKLLSDKSIDHRLIAGGTDAAVRMKEGKWRPEVWINIKGLHELRYISEKDGAIHIGPLTTHTDIIRHTLLQKKADVLVEAAREVGATQMQNMGTIGGNIGTASPAGDTIPALYVLGAVIELRSITSVRLVPIEEFFIGPGKTILKKKEMITNIMIPSQKANEIGIFQKLGPRKAQSISIVNVAISLLMGKDRKCLGGKIAFGAVAPTIIRAKKCEALLTQQPLTDEMIQNIGKIAWKEVMPITDGRATAAYRRDMASSLLERGLYRLLRRWENDGEK; encoded by the coding sequence ATGCTAATCTCTGAAATTGACCTCGTCTCCCCTGTCTCTTTACAAGAATGCTTAAAGCTGCTATCCGATAAAAGCATTGACCATAGATTGATAGCGGGCGGGACTGATGCAGCAGTGAGGATGAAGGAAGGAAAATGGCGTCCAGAAGTTTGGATAAACATCAAAGGTTTACATGAATTGCGTTACATTTCAGAAAAGGACGGAGCCATCCACATTGGGCCATTAACAACACACACTGATATCATTCGCCACACCCTGCTTCAAAAGAAAGCCGATGTATTAGTGGAGGCTGCCCGTGAAGTAGGTGCAACTCAAATGCAAAATATGGGAACAATCGGGGGGAATATCGGGACTGCTTCACCTGCCGGGGACACCATCCCAGCACTTTATGTACTCGGTGCAGTCATTGAGCTGCGCTCCATTACTTCTGTACGTCTGGTACCAATCGAAGAATTCTTTATAGGCCCAGGAAAAACCATTTTAAAGAAAAAAGAAATGATTACAAACATTATGATCCCATCCCAAAAAGCAAATGAAATCGGTATTTTTCAAAAGCTCGGTCCAAGAAAAGCACAATCTATTTCGATCGTGAATGTAGCTATTTCGCTTTTAATGGGTAAGGATCGCAAATGCCTGGGCGGAAAAATTGCCTTTGGGGCCGTAGCACCCACCATTATCAGGGCAAAAAAATGTGAGGCATTACTGACACAGCAGCCTTTGACAGATGAAATGATTCAAAATATCGGAAAAATTGCCTGGAAAGAGGTGATGCCAATAACGGATGGAAGAGCAACTGCCGCATACCGAAGAGATATGGCAAGCTCGCTGCTCGAACGCGGATTATATCGACTTTTAAGGAGGTGGGAAAACGATGGAGAAAAATAA
- a CDS encoding xanthine dehydrogenase family protein molybdopterin-binding subunit: MEKNNTEALNWVGKRVKRIDGPEKVTGELKYMTDYQFDNMLWGKVLRAKYPHAKIKSINTKKAEQLSGVVIVLTHQDIPGFNGFGIVIPDQPVLCSKVVRCTADAIALVAAETQEIAEQALELIEVDYELLEVISDAEQAMSPTALNLHPDGNIHSHVKIKNGEVDQAFQEADIIVENTFYSPRQMHAFIETEGGWGVMDEDGCITIRCPGQYAYRDRMQIARALAYNPERIRVISSPIGGAFGGKDEITVQIYLALLAMHTNGRPVKIHYSREESVIAGIKRHPFKVHMKTAAKKDGTLLANEVRAVADTGAYASLGGAVIALAIEHSCGPYKIPNVNLEGFCVYTNNGIAGAFRGFGVNQVCMGIETHLDMIAEILCIDPIEIRKKNVYHQGEISSLGHIVKTSVGTFKTLETAENCDLWKNREKYKADVSEPWKKRGVALATSFHGIGMGIGLPDYGAASIELLPDGKFLVAVGCEEIGGGNGTVYAQVAAEILKCDISQIKVVQGDTSKTIDGGTVTASRSTYTGGRAVAAAGSNMLKLLTETAAEMLEVPASKVEVNPNSIAANGSCLTYKSIFDYLYQKRKQTRVEGHFFLPKEKKEIEGSGGAPHHIYGYLTHVVMVEVDTLTGETDVLRVVSIPDAGKVINPQGLEGQAEGGAVMGIGYTLFEDVLIEEGYHKTRNFTDYIIPTIRETPLIETFPVEEAEHSGPFGAKGIGEVVMIPIIPAIMSAIYDATGARIKHLPATPERVFNALKALKNENIQSAR; the protein is encoded by the coding sequence ATGGAGAAAAATAATACAGAAGCCTTAAATTGGGTAGGAAAAAGAGTCAAACGAATTGATGGACCCGAAAAGGTGACAGGTGAATTAAAATACATGACCGATTACCAGTTCGACAATATGCTGTGGGGAAAAGTTCTTCGCGCAAAATACCCTCATGCCAAGATAAAATCAATAAATACAAAAAAGGCTGAACAGCTGTCAGGTGTTGTAATTGTGCTTACCCATCAAGACATCCCTGGATTTAACGGCTTCGGCATCGTTATTCCCGATCAGCCGGTACTATGCTCTAAAGTCGTCCGGTGTACGGCTGATGCGATTGCTTTGGTTGCGGCAGAAACCCAGGAAATTGCAGAACAGGCACTTGAATTAATCGAGGTTGACTATGAACTGCTCGAAGTGATTTCAGATGCTGAACAGGCAATGTCACCAACAGCTCTTAACCTCCACCCTGACGGAAATATCCACAGCCACGTAAAAATCAAAAATGGTGAGGTTGATCAAGCCTTTCAGGAAGCAGATATTATCGTTGAAAACACCTTTTACTCCCCCCGCCAAATGCATGCTTTTATTGAAACAGAGGGCGGCTGGGGTGTAATGGATGAGGACGGCTGCATCACCATTCGCTGTCCTGGCCAATATGCCTATCGCGACAGAATGCAAATCGCACGTGCGCTCGCTTACAATCCTGAGCGGATCCGAGTCATTTCCAGTCCAATTGGAGGAGCTTTTGGCGGAAAGGATGAAATAACAGTCCAGATATACCTCGCTCTTCTAGCTATGCATACTAATGGCCGTCCTGTAAAAATTCACTACAGCCGTGAAGAATCGGTCATTGCTGGGATAAAACGGCATCCTTTCAAGGTTCATATGAAAACAGCTGCGAAAAAAGACGGCACTTTATTAGCAAACGAAGTTAGGGCTGTTGCTGATACAGGAGCTTATGCATCGCTTGGCGGAGCCGTTATTGCACTTGCAATTGAACATTCATGCGGTCCTTATAAAATACCAAATGTAAACCTGGAAGGGTTTTGTGTATATACGAATAATGGGATAGCAGGAGCTTTTAGAGGATTTGGAGTCAATCAAGTCTGTATGGGCATTGAAACTCATTTAGATATGATTGCGGAGATTCTCTGTATAGACCCTATCGAAATTCGCAAGAAAAACGTCTATCACCAAGGAGAAATTTCAAGCTTAGGGCATATCGTAAAAACGAGCGTAGGTACTTTTAAAACCCTTGAAACCGCAGAAAATTGTGATCTATGGAAAAACAGGGAAAAATACAAAGCTGATGTCAGTGAACCTTGGAAAAAAAGAGGAGTCGCCCTCGCTACCTCCTTTCATGGAATTGGCATGGGAATAGGATTGCCTGATTATGGCGCAGCATCCATTGAACTTTTGCCTGACGGAAAATTTCTTGTTGCAGTTGGCTGTGAAGAAATCGGCGGAGGAAATGGCACAGTCTATGCGCAAGTAGCCGCTGAAATCCTTAAATGTGATATAAGCCAAATCAAAGTGGTTCAAGGCGACACATCCAAGACGATCGACGGAGGTACTGTGACCGCATCCCGTTCTACCTATACAGGAGGCAGAGCTGTTGCTGCTGCAGGATCAAATATGCTTAAACTACTTACGGAAACTGCCGCAGAAATGCTTGAGGTTCCTGCATCAAAAGTAGAAGTTAATCCTAATAGTATAGCAGCAAACGGATCATGTCTAACATATAAGTCTATATTTGATTACCTCTATCAAAAAAGGAAACAAACTCGAGTTGAAGGTCACTTCTTCCTTCCAAAAGAAAAGAAAGAAATTGAAGGTTCAGGCGGAGCACCTCATCATATATACGGCTATCTGACACATGTTGTGATGGTAGAGGTTGATACATTAACAGGTGAAACAGACGTTCTTCGAGTAGTATCTATTCCTGATGCCGGCAAGGTGATAAATCCGCAGGGACTAGAGGGCCAGGCAGAAGGCGGAGCTGTTATGGGTATTGGCTACACATTGTTCGAAGATGTATTAATTGAAGAAGGCTATCATAAAACACGAAACTTCACAGACTATATCATCCCTACTATTCGAGAAACTCCACTAATTGAAACATTTCCAGTCGAGGAAGCTGAACATTCAGGACCATTTGGTGCGAAGGGTATTGGAGAAGTTGTAATGATCCCGATTATTCCAGCTATCATGTCTGCTATTTATGATGCAACAGGCGCAAGGATCAAGCATCTTCCTGCAACACCAGAAAGAGTTTTTAATGCATTAAAAGCCTTAAAAAATGAAAATATCCAATCTGCAAGGTGA
- a CDS encoding XdhC family protein, whose product MMNESMYEKLTEALNERINTFLLTIISHPEKQLIGAKALLWPDGDFYTEDPISLDLNKSLIEKCKKLIKKNRSGTIHLQWNEVSIECFVEYFPAPIHLIIAGAGHVCEPVAEMGRMLGFFVTVLDDRAEFASRDRFPLADQVICRSYLQYFQTVKLSDKTYILLLTRGHKFDVLSLRELLNRNEKPAYVGMIGSRRRISGVFEELKQDFPDDCFDQLYTPVGLDIGAQTPSEIAVSIMAEILKVKNQKSGHSLSEKVRKYAKLGFQEGDSKWSSCNS is encoded by the coding sequence ATGATGAATGAGAGTATGTATGAAAAACTCACTGAAGCACTTAATGAACGAATAAATACATTCTTATTAACTATTATCAGCCACCCTGAAAAGCAATTAATTGGCGCCAAAGCTCTATTATGGCCTGATGGAGATTTTTATACTGAAGACCCTATTTCGTTAGATTTAAACAAAAGTTTGATAGAAAAGTGCAAAAAGTTAATAAAAAAAAATCGGTCCGGCACTATACATTTGCAGTGGAACGAGGTCTCAATAGAGTGTTTTGTAGAATATTTCCCTGCTCCCATTCACTTAATTATTGCCGGTGCAGGCCATGTTTGTGAACCGGTTGCAGAAATGGGAAGAATGCTTGGCTTTTTTGTCACTGTACTGGATGATCGGGCTGAATTTGCTAGCAGGGATCGTTTCCCTCTTGCAGATCAGGTTATTTGCAGGTCCTATCTCCAATATTTTCAAACTGTTAAATTATCTGATAAAACCTATATTCTCCTGCTGACAAGAGGACATAAATTTGATGTTTTGAGTTTAAGAGAGCTATTAAACCGCAATGAAAAACCAGCCTATGTTGGGATGATCGGCAGCAGAAGGCGAATATCCGGCGTTTTTGAAGAACTAAAACAGGACTTCCCTGATGATTGTTTTGACCAGCTTTACACCCCTGTTGGACTTGATATAGGTGCACAGACCCCATCTGAAATTGCAGTTAGCATAATGGCAGAAATTTTAAAAGTGAAAAATCAAAAATCCGGTCACTCCTTGAGTGAAAAAGTAAGAAAATACGCCAAGCTTGGGTTTCAAGAGGGGGATTCAAAATGGAGCAGCTGCAACTCATAA
- a CDS encoding XdhC family protein — protein MEQLQLIKRAIEIRKGGEKAALASIIRTKGSTPRKAGSRMIIFDCGKIEGTIGGGCGEAAVIEKAFEVIQSNLPAQHRVDLTSGLLYEDGGICGGIMDVFIEPL, from the coding sequence ATGGAGCAGCTGCAACTCATAAAACGCGCGATTGAAATTAGGAAAGGGGGTGAAAAAGCAGCATTAGCTTCCATTATTCGCACAAAAGGTTCTACCCCCCGCAAAGCAGGCAGCAGAATGATTATCTTTGATTGCGGAAAAATTGAAGGAACGATCGGCGGTGGCTGCGGTGAAGCAGCGGTGATTGAAAAAGCTTTTGAGGTAATTCAATCAAACCTTCCTGCTCAGCATCGTGTGGACCTTACAAGCGGGCTGCTTTATGAAGACGGAGGCATTTGCGGAGGCATAATGGATGTATTTATCGAACCGCTGTGA
- a CDS encoding CBO0543 family protein gives MFFNVLTAFIFPWILGIVHLYKKDKQIIHFIAPLFSVVAFVINEFGLYFDFWKISPFFDQKTLSAMPFNLGLYPILASYLIYYIKKTNKPYLILIIFSLSTTILELTFVLAGKVIYSNGWNIYWTFFSYLFPFMCMYYYFLYLKKVNLI, from the coding sequence ATGTTCTTTAATGTCCTGACAGCATTTATATTTCCTTGGATATTAGGAATTGTTCATCTTTATAAAAAAGATAAACAAATCATTCACTTTATAGCCCCATTATTTAGTGTTGTTGCATTTGTGATAAATGAATTTGGATTGTACTTTGATTTTTGGAAAATCAGTCCATTTTTCGATCAAAAAACTTTGTCAGCCATGCCATTCAATTTAGGTCTTTATCCGATATTAGCAAGTTACTTAATATATTACATAAAGAAAACTAATAAGCCTTATTTAATTCTTATTATTTTTTCACTATCTACTACCATTCTTGAACTTACATTTGTTCTTGCTGGCAAAGTGATTTACAGTAATGGATGGAATATTTATTGGACATTTTTTAGTTATCTTTTCCCATTTATGTGCATGTATTACTATTTTCTATATTTAAAAAAAGTGAATCTAATCTGA
- a CDS encoding helix-turn-helix domain-containing protein, translated as MHKGLITIIAGTKLRQFREERGIPLGLLANYLVISVSTLISIERNKKNLTADQIVKTCELFDINKSDLLE; from the coding sequence ATGCACAAAGGACTGATTACAATTATCGCCGGTACAAAGCTTCGGCAATTCCGTGAAGAACGAGGAATCCCCCTTGGTCTGTTAGCCAATTATCTAGTTATTTCAGTCAGCACACTTATATCAATTGAGAGAAATAAAAAAAACTTGACTGCTGATCAAATTGTAAAAACTTGCGAACTGTTTGATATTAATAAAAGTGATTTGCTGGAGTAA
- a CDS encoding DUF72 domain-containing protein, with protein MIYIGLTGWGDHDALYPNGTSAGDKLKEYSGHFPIVEVDASFYAVQPQRNAEKWVKDTPDSFQFIVKAYQGMTGHQRGDIPFDSKEEMFQAFHHSIAPYQAGGKLGMVLFQFPPWFECKKENVSYLRWCKEQMGQVPAALEFRHQSWFAPNTYEKTLTFMEQEKWIHSICDEPQAGSGSIPAVVRATDNNKTLIRMHGRNVHGWTRPANGEDWREVRYLYRYNLQELQEWHEKIDQLRDATKDIYLLFNNNSGGDAADNAKQMKKLLSIEYEDLAPRQLDLFSGE; from the coding sequence TTGATTTATATTGGACTTACAGGCTGGGGAGATCATGATGCGCTTTATCCTAATGGTACTTCTGCCGGAGATAAGCTGAAGGAATACTCTGGGCATTTTCCGATTGTTGAAGTGGATGCCAGCTTCTATGCTGTGCAGCCTCAGCGCAACGCAGAAAAATGGGTGAAGGATACCCCTGACAGCTTTCAATTTATCGTGAAAGCTTATCAGGGAATGACAGGACATCAGCGGGGAGATATACCTTTTGATTCTAAAGAAGAGATGTTCCAGGCTTTTCATCATTCTATTGCACCGTATCAGGCAGGAGGTAAGCTTGGGATGGTTTTATTTCAATTCCCGCCATGGTTTGAATGCAAAAAAGAGAATGTCAGTTATTTGAGATGGTGCAAAGAGCAAATGGGTCAAGTTCCCGCTGCGTTAGAATTCAGGCATCAATCATGGTTTGCACCTAATACATATGAGAAGACCCTAACTTTTATGGAACAGGAAAAGTGGATCCACAGCATTTGCGACGAGCCTCAAGCTGGCAGCGGGTCCATTCCCGCTGTAGTGAGGGCGACAGATAACAATAAAACGTTAATCAGGATGCATGGCAGAAATGTGCATGGATGGACAAGACCTGCTAATGGTGAAGATTGGCGGGAAGTCAGGTACCTATACCGGTACAATCTGCAGGAATTGCAGGAATGGCATGAAAAGATTGATCAGCTGAGAGATGCAACTAAAGATATTTATCTTCTCTTTAATAATAATTCAGGCGGAGACGCTGCAGATAATGCAAAACAAATGAAAAAGCTATTAAGTATTGAGTACGAAGACCTTGCACCCAGACAGCTGGATTTATTCAGCGGTGAATAA
- a CDS encoding sulfite exporter TauE/SafE family protein, which produces MEWIFLVLIGFIAGTIGSLVGLGGGIIVVPAMLFSSAFFTIFENVTPQTAVGTSLLVVIFTGLSSTLAYMKVKKVDYKSGWIFFIGSGPGGLLGAYLNKYLNLDSFSLYFGLFMIAVSLLLMMRDKWKPKYREPGLGDVIRFYPSENGKDAAYFYKPAPAVFISFGVGFISGLFGIGGGALMVPAMVLLFLFPPHIAVATSMFIIFLSGLSSSVMHIALGNVNWLFALALIPGAWAGGNAGAMIATKLSGKTVINLLRLILILAGLKLIYEGIF; this is translated from the coding sequence ATGGAATGGATATTTCTTGTCCTGATCGGTTTTATTGCTGGGACGATCGGGAGTCTTGTGGGGCTTGGGGGAGGCATCATTGTTGTTCCGGCTATGCTCTTTTCTTCTGCCTTTTTTACGATTTTTGAAAACGTAACTCCGCAGACGGCCGTCGGAACTTCTTTGCTTGTTGTCATTTTCACTGGCTTATCCTCAACGCTTGCTTATATGAAGGTTAAAAAAGTAGATTATAAAAGCGGATGGATCTTTTTTATCGGAAGCGGTCCCGGAGGATTATTAGGCGCTTATCTTAATAAGTATTTAAATTTGGATTCTTTCTCTCTTTATTTTGGGTTATTCATGATTGCTGTCTCTCTGCTGCTTATGATGAGAGATAAATGGAAGCCGAAATACAGAGAGCCGGGACTGGGTGATGTAATCCGCTTTTATCCATCTGAAAACGGCAAAGATGCTGCTTATTTTTATAAACCGGCACCTGCTGTCTTTATCTCATTTGGAGTTGGATTTATCTCAGGGCTGTTCGGAATTGGCGGCGGAGCTCTAATGGTGCCTGCAATGGTGCTGCTGTTCTTATTTCCGCCGCATATTGCAGTCGCCACATCAATGTTTATTATTTTTCTATCAGGTCTTTCAAGCTCTGTCATGCATATCGCGCTTGGAAATGTGAACTGGCTTTTTGCTTTAGCTTTAATACCTGGTGCGTGGGCTGGCGGGAATGCAGGAGCCATGATTGCGACAAAGCTATCGGGTAAAACCGTGATTAACTTACTGCGTCTCATCCTCATTCTGGCCGGTTTAAAACTGATTTATGAAGGTATTTTTTAA
- a CDS encoding bifunctional UDP-sugar hydrolase/5'-nucleotidase has protein sequence MAETIHLYHTNDLHSYFENWPKVAHYLKRMKKEHAANGEEMILVDVGDHIDRVHPITEATEGKANVDLLNALNYDAVTIGNNEGITLPHEALDTLYKDARFPVVLSNLYTELGERPSWVKPYEIITLSNGTKAVLLGVSVFYEKFYQLLGWKIKDPFQSLQETIEMVKDEADIIILLSHLGINDDEIAAKEFPDIDIILGAHTHHIFEKGKLLHGTLLTGAGKNCGLVGHISLTVDNARTLVEKEAEVINILSEPECEDTKQFLVNETIKSDEILSETVTVLEEDLSLDWFGPSEFPDLLAAAIKEWCKGEVSMVNAGMLLEPLKKGPVTKKDLHRICPHPINPCTVYLKGDVLKEVILEARSERMEQLKLKGLGFRGHVMGRMVFDGIEVFTEPLEDGLLHVKEILVSGAPIQLDRIYTVATVDMFTLGVLYPAIGHAEKKTYHMPEMLRDLLAWKLKQVHSSKNA, from the coding sequence ATGGCAGAGACCATTCATCTATATCACACAAACGATTTGCACAGTTATTTTGAAAACTGGCCCAAAGTTGCGCACTATTTAAAAAGAATGAAAAAAGAACATGCTGCAAACGGTGAAGAAATGATTTTAGTAGATGTAGGAGATCACATCGACCGTGTTCATCCCATTACAGAAGCAACAGAAGGAAAAGCAAATGTCGACCTTCTAAATGCCCTGAATTATGATGCCGTTACCATCGGCAACAATGAAGGGATTACTCTCCCTCATGAAGCGCTTGATACTCTATACAAAGATGCGCGTTTTCCGGTTGTTCTTTCAAACTTATACACCGAACTTGGTGAACGTCCGAGCTGGGTGAAGCCTTATGAAATCATCACTCTATCAAATGGCACGAAGGCAGTATTACTGGGAGTAAGCGTTTTTTACGAAAAATTTTATCAATTGCTCGGCTGGAAAATAAAAGATCCGTTTCAAAGTCTGCAGGAGACAATTGAAATGGTGAAAGATGAAGCGGATATTATCATTTTGCTTTCTCATTTAGGAATAAATGATGATGAAATCGCGGCAAAAGAGTTTCCGGATATTGATATCATACTCGGGGCTCATACTCATCATATCTTTGAAAAAGGGAAACTTCTGCATGGCACTTTATTAACAGGTGCAGGGAAAAACTGTGGATTGGTTGGGCATATTTCTCTCACTGTGGATAATGCCCGCACCTTAGTAGAAAAGGAAGCTGAAGTTATTAACATTCTTTCAGAGCCCGAATGTGAAGATACAAAACAATTTCTAGTAAATGAGACTATAAAAAGTGATGAGATCCTATCAGAAACAGTTACTGTTTTAGAAGAGGATTTATCATTGGACTGGTTTGGTCCCTCAGAATTCCCTGATCTATTAGCAGCTGCGATAAAAGAATGGTGCAAGGGAGAGGTCAGCATGGTAAATGCAGGAATGCTGCTGGAACCTCTTAAAAAAGGCCCTGTCACCAAAAAGGATCTGCACCGAATTTGTCCGCATCCTATTAATCCCTGCACTGTTTATTTAAAAGGAGACGTCCTTAAGGAAGTTATTTTAGAAGCGCGCTCAGAAAGGATGGAGCAGCTGAAATTAAAGGGTCTTGGATTCCGGGGCCATGTAATGGGACGAATGGTTTTTGACGGAATTGAGGTTTTTACAGAGCCATTAGAAGACGGTCTGCTCCATGTAAAAGAAATCTTGGTATCAGGGGCACCCATACAGCTTGATCGAATTTATACAGTAGCTACGGTGGATATGTTTACACTTGGTGTCCTGTATCCAGCTATTGGTCATGCGGAAAAGAAAACGTATCATATGCCTGAAATGCTGAGGGACTTGCTTGCCTGGAAGCTAAAACAGGTACATTCGTCCAAGAATGCCTAA
- a CDS encoding YunC family protein, which yields MVSMTPIIIENNQFTAITVALPKTNFLAVTSEKGYIMCGALDVALLNEKLKDRGIIAGRAVGVRTIEQLLDAPLESITFEAENRGIHVGMSGREALLRML from the coding sequence ATGGTATCAATGACACCAATTATTATTGAAAACAATCAGTTTACAGCCATTACGGTAGCATTGCCAAAAACCAATTTTTTGGCTGTGACAAGTGAGAAGGGATACATTATGTGCGGCGCGCTTGATGTAGCTTTGCTCAATGAAAAATTAAAAGACCGTGGAATTATTGCTGGGCGTGCAGTAGGCGTCCGTACCATTGAACAGCTGCTTGATGCCCCTCTTGAATCCATTACATTTGAAGCGGAAAATCGCGGCATACACGTCGGTATGAGCGGCAGAGAAGCACTGTTAAGAATGCTGTAA